A genomic window from Pseudogulbenkiania sp. MAI-1 includes:
- a CDS encoding cupin domain-containing protein, producing the protein MNGELKKPSATKIFMEGPEVVRLYFKTEKLTFGTSQLNPGQTGAVDPGHPDSHEVFFVVRGTVLLRVGDVYHEMHEGDAVLVPPAIPHQLTNIGLDIALVSFSLAPSEF; encoded by the coding sequence ATGAATGGCGAACTAAAAAAACCTTCTGCAACGAAAATTTTTATGGAGGGGCCGGAAGTTGTACGGCTTTACTTCAAAACCGAAAAGCTGACTTTTGGCACTTCACAACTGAACCCTGGCCAAACTGGTGCTGTTGATCCAGGACACCCGGATTCTCACGAAGTTTTCTTCGTAGTTCGTGGCACCGTGCTCCTGAGGGTAGGGGATGTATATCACGAAATGCACGAAGGAGATGCCGTCCTGGTTCCTCCCGCAATTCCACATCAACTCACTAATATTGGCTTGGACATTGCTCTCGTGTCGTTCAGCCTTGCCCCTAGTGAGTTTTGA
- a CDS encoding L-fuculokinase, whose product MRFVLGVDVGTTAIKAAVFDERGSVKGSHTCEYQLLTPSSGMVELDAHSYIEAFQLAVSNAIKQSNVPKDDIVSLGISAQGETIFFLDEDGVPLRQAIVWMDNRANEEAAWLESQLGREAVHKKTGQVGMSAIWPASKILWVKKNEPEVFSKAAKILLIEDYFIYLLTGKFASEDSLLCSSMYWDINTRKYWPEMLELLGVRESQLPEICHPGTPIGNVSSLAATEFGLSTKTLVCLGALDQACGAIGVGNVRPGIFSESTGAALASVAMTTHPVIDPAGEMPCFASGIPGLYMLHAYSTGGMAIRWFRDTFCEAEIDMEKSGGENAYLLIDRAVESIVPGSEGLRVLPHLQGSGPPDTNALAKGVFLNVTLAHSKAHFARGIMEGVTMVLLRMIEGTSAQDVKIEEIRSLSGGAKSRAWCQIKANASGLPVRTMKTTDIAACLGAAILAGVGAGVWSSVVDTASNFAEYDLEYLPEGCHKPMYDAMLAEYKLLMKELSPSFIRTA is encoded by the coding sequence ATGAGGTTTGTATTAGGAGTTGATGTCGGAACTACCGCTATCAAGGCTGCTGTTTTTGATGAGCGTGGGAGTGTAAAAGGTAGCCACACATGTGAATATCAGCTACTTACACCTTCTTCAGGAATGGTTGAGTTAGATGCTCATTCGTACATCGAAGCTTTTCAATTGGCTGTATCTAATGCCATCAAGCAGTCAAACGTGCCTAAAGATGATATTGTATCATTGGGTATTTCTGCCCAAGGTGAGACGATATTTTTCTTGGATGAAGACGGTGTGCCTTTGCGCCAGGCTATTGTTTGGATGGACAACCGTGCTAATGAAGAGGCCGCTTGGCTTGAATCTCAATTGGGGCGAGAGGCTGTTCATAAGAAAACAGGGCAGGTTGGTATGTCGGCTATTTGGCCAGCATCCAAAATTCTTTGGGTAAAGAAAAATGAACCAGAAGTATTTTCCAAGGCTGCAAAAATTCTTTTGATTGAAGATTATTTCATCTATTTGCTGACTGGTAAATTTGCGTCTGAAGATTCCCTGCTTTGCTCTAGCATGTATTGGGATATCAATACTCGAAAGTATTGGCCGGAAATGCTTGAACTTCTGGGGGTCAGAGAGTCTCAGCTTCCCGAAATTTGTCACCCCGGCACACCAATTGGCAATGTGTCTTCTTTAGCAGCGACTGAATTTGGTCTGTCTACCAAGACATTGGTATGCCTTGGTGCCCTAGATCAAGCTTGTGGGGCGATTGGCGTTGGCAACGTTCGGCCTGGTATTTTTTCGGAAAGTACTGGAGCGGCATTGGCTTCTGTCGCTATGACGACTCACCCTGTGATTGATCCAGCAGGTGAGATGCCCTGCTTTGCAAGCGGAATTCCTGGGTTGTATATGCTTCATGCCTACTCTACTGGTGGCATGGCTATTCGTTGGTTCAGAGATACTTTCTGTGAAGCAGAAATTGATATGGAGAAATCCGGCGGCGAGAATGCATATTTATTGATTGACCGAGCTGTAGAAAGTATTGTTCCTGGCAGCGAGGGGCTGCGCGTTCTTCCTCACTTGCAAGGCTCAGGTCCACCGGATACTAATGCTTTGGCAAAAGGTGTTTTTCTTAATGTGACGTTAGCGCATTCCAAAGCTCACTTTGCGCGTGGGATCATGGAGGGGGTGACCATGGTGCTGCTACGAATGATTGAGGGAACTAGTGCTCAAGACGTCAAAATCGAAGAAATTCGTTCGCTGAGTGGAGGTGCTAAAAGCCGTGCTTGGTGCCAGATAAAGGCCAATGCGTCTGGACTCCCTGTACGTACAATGAAAACAACAGATATTGCCGCGTGTCTTGGTGCTGCTATTCTTGCTGGAGTAGGGGCTGGGGTATGGTCTTCTGTTGTTGATACGGCATCTAACTTTGCTGAGTACGATTTGGAGTATTTGCCTGAAGGCTGCCATAAGCCTATGTATGATGCGATGCTTGCAGAGTACAAGCTGTTGATGAAGGAACTTTCACCATCATTCATTCGAACAGCGTAA